The Limisphaera ngatamarikiensis nucleotide sequence GACAATGGACAGAATCCGGCAGAGTGAGCGGCGCTGGGAGCGGAGCCATGACGCAGCGGCATTACGCCCAACCGGAGGGTCGGAAAGCCCGAATTCTACTGGTGGACGACCACGCCGTCGTTCGCTTTGGGATTGCGCAGCTAATCAACCGGCAGCCGGACATGGAGGTCTGCGGCGAGGAGGCCGATGCCGGTGCAGCCTTTTCTGCGGCGGAACGACTCAAACCCGACCTGGTGATTGCCGATTTGTCCCTGAAGGAGTCCAGCGGCCTGGAGCTGGTGCGCAATCTGAAGGCGCGGTTTCCGTCGATGCCGATTCTGGTGTTGAGCGTGCATGATGAATCGGTTTACGCGGAGATGGCTTTTCGCGCCGGAGCGATGGGTTATTTGATGAAGGACCAGGCCTTGGAGAAGGTTTTGGAGGCGGTGCGTCGGCTGCTGAACGGGTCGGTGTATGTGAGCGACGCGATGGCGGTGAAACTCCTGCAGAAACAGCTGCAGAAGCAGCCCCTGCCCGGAGCCTCGCCGGCGGATTTGTTGAGTGACCGTGAGCTGGAGGTATTTGAGCTGATCGGGCATTGGAAAACCACCCGGCAGATCGCCCAGGAACTGCATCTGAGCGTGAAGACGGTCGAGTATTACCGCGAACAGATCAAACGGAAACTCGGCCTGAAGAATGCGGTGGAGTTGGTGCAGCATGCCACCGCGTGGGTGGAAAGGACCAGTTCGGGTGTGCCCCCGGAAACCGGTCCGTCCTGAGGATCCGTGATGTGCCGAAGCTGTTTTTGGTGGTTTTGGCGCGGGGCGGCCCCGGCTCCGGTACTGCGCGTTTGGAGCCTTGCGGTTGGGCTGATCATGCTGGCTGTCCCTGGCGGTGGGGCGCGGTGTGAAGGGGCGGAGCCCGAGAAACCGCGGGCGGCGCGGTCGGTCCACCTGGCCTGGGAAAGTCCGCCTGCGGACGCGTTTCTGCTGGGGGTTCGGGTCCGGCGGACGGTGCCCGGGTCGTTCTTCATGGTTTGCGGCTGGCAGGTGGGCTATTTCGGCCTACAGGAGCTGGTGGATGGGGGGCGGGTGGTGTTGATGTCGGTGTGGGACGATGCCCGGGGTGACGATCCGTCTGCGGTGGCTCCGGAGCTGAGGGTGGAGACGCTGGCCCGGGGGGAAGCTGTGCGGGTCCGGCGGTTTGGTGGCGAAGGCACCGGAGGTCAGGCGATGCTGACGCTCCCATGGCGGGAAGGGACGGTCTACTGGTTTTTGGTGCGGGCGCGGGTGGAGGGGGACCGGACACGGTACGCCGGTTGGGTGCGTGAGGAAGGTTCGGCCGCGTGGCGGCATGTGGTGACGTTTCGGACCCGCACCGGCGGGCGGGCACTGACGGGTTTGTATTCGTTTATTGAGGATTTTCGGCGGGACGGCCGTAGTGCGGGTGAAGAGCGCCGGGCCCTGTTTGTCGGTGGCCGGGTTCGGGATGCAGAGGGTCGGTGGCGTCCGTTGCAGCGGGCACGATTTACGGCTTCGACGGCGGAGTGGGAGGCTCGGGACAGCATTTTTGCCGGCTTGGCAGACGATGGTTTTGAGCTGGCCACGGGCGGATCGGTCCGTCCCGATGCGCCCCTGGGTTCGACTCTGGAACGGCCCGTGTCCGAGGGTGAGCCGCCGCGGGACCTTCCCGAGGAGCCTTGAGGGGGATTCGCATGTTACTTCCGTTTCGCCTGGTAGGGTGTCCGGCGGGCCCGGGGCGTGGAGAGTTCCGCCGCGGCTGTCCCGGCGCGTTGGATGGCTGCGGCCTTGTACCATGCCCTGACCCGCGAGGGTGCCGGCTCTGAGAAATTTTCCGCGGGGTCGACCGATCTTCACGCCCGGGTTGTCCGGTTTTGACGGGGGAGGGGTTGAGGGCCACATTGCGGCGCGTGAAGCCTGTTTTGGTGTGGTTTCGGTTGGACCTGCGGTTATCGGATCATGCGCCGTTGTGGGAGGCGGCACGCGAGGGCGGGCCGGTGATTCCGGTGTACGTTTGGTCACCGGAAGAGGAGGCCCCGTGGTCACCGGGCGGGGCGTCGCGGTGGTGGTTGCACCATTCCCTGACGGCCCTGGACGCTTCTTTGCGGGCGGCGGGATCCCGTTTGATCATCCGACGTGGACGGGTGGTAAAGGCACTGGCGGATCTGGTTCGGGAGACCGGGGCCGTTACGGTTTATGCCCACCGGCGCGTGGAACCGGCTGCGCGGCAGCTGGAAGAGGAGGTGGTCCGGGCCATGTCGGAGCGGGGCGTCAAGGTTCGGTTGTGGGCCGATTCGAACCTGGTGGATCCCGACCGGGTGAAGACGCAATCGGGCGAACCTTTTCAGGTTTTTACTGCCTTTTGGCGCCGTTGTTTGGCGTTGTCGGATCCACCCCGGCCGCTTCCTGCGCCGGACCGTGTGCCCGGACCCGCGGTTTGGCCCCGGGGGTTGAGCTGCGAAAGGCTGGAGCTTCTGCCCAAACCGGACTGGGCCGCGGGCCTGCGAGCCACCTGGCGGCCGGGGGAAACGGCGGCGGGGGAACGGCTGAAGCGGTTCTTGAAGGATGGATGGCGCGAGTACGCCACCCGACGGGATCAGCCTGCCGAGGAAGGGACCTCCCGGCTGTCGCCGCATTTGCATTTTGGTGAAATCACGCCGCGTCAGGTGTGGCACGCCGTGCGTGAGTGGGCGGAAGGCCAGGGTTGGAACGCGTCCCGGTGGCGAGAGTCGGCGTTTTTGCGGGAGCTGTTTTGGCGGGAGTTTGCCGGCTATCTGCTGTGGCATTTTCCGCATGCGGTTGAGCGGCCGTTACGGCCTGAATGGGAGAGGTTTCCGTGGCGTGAGGATGCGGCCGGTTTACGCGCCTGGCAGCGGGGCCGGACGGGTTATCCCATCGTGGACGCCGGGATGCGCGAGTTGTGGCATACAGGCTGGATGCACAACCGTGTGCGGATGATCGTGGCGTCGTTTTTGGTGAAGGATTTGCGGATTTCGTGGTTGGAGGGGGCGCGGTGGTTTTGGGACACCCTGGTGGACGCGGACCTGGCCAGCAACACGATGGGCTGGCAGTGGAGCGCCGGTTGTGGTGTGGACGCTGCGCCATATTTTCGCGTGTTTCATCCGGTCTTGCAGGGGCAAAAGTTTGATCCGGATGGGGCCTATGTACGTCGGTGGTGCCCCGAACTGGCGAGGGTGCCGCCGGAATGGATCCACCGGCCGTTTGAGGCGCCGCCCTTGTTGTTGGAGGCAGCCGGTGTCCGCCTGGGTCGGGATTATCCGGAACCGGTGGTGAGCCATGCGGCGGCTCGACAGGCGGCGTTGGCGGCCTGGCAGAGCCTGCGGGCGGGCCGGTCTCAAGGCGCGGCCTGAGGCCCTTGCCGGGGTGCCACAGGTTCATGGGCGGAGTGCTGGTGGGCGGGAACCATGTGGACCAGGTCAGGCGCGGGTCCTTATTGATGGGAGCCTGCGCGGAGCCGGAACCAGAAACGGAAGAGCCCCGACCGGGCCGGCTCCAAAGCCGGGCAATCGCGCATGGGTTTTGGGGAGCGCCGCCGGGCGGGGTTGGCCACTCCACGTCTTGAGTCGCTGAAGTGCGGGGCCTTTGCGGGGCGGTTTTGAGGTTTGCCACCGGGACGGGCGGCCGGTAGAGGGAATGCGGTACCGGGATGCGGGCCGAGGTTGGGCCCGGTTGCAGGAGGGAGTCTTTGCCATGGATGTTTGGAAGCGGACGAAACCGGCTTTGATGGGTGGCGAACCGGTGCGACGTCGGCCGTGGCCGGCGTGGCCTGTGCATGGTTTGGAAGAGGAGCGGCGGTTGTTGCGGGTGTTGCGGGAGGGACGGTGGTCCCAACGTGCGGGGGGCGAAACGGCGTTGTTTGAACGTCGTTTCGCCGGTGCGCGCGGTAGCCGCCATGCCTTTGCGGTGGCGACGCGAACGGCCGCATTGCGGCTGGCGCTGGGGTCGGTGGGTTGGGAACCGGGTTCAGAAGTCATCCTGCCGGCGTATGGGCCGTTGTGTTGGGTGGGTGCGGTGCTTTCGGCAGGCATGCGGCCCGTGTTTGCGGATGTGGTCGTGGAGACGGGGCATCTGGACATGGCGGCGGTCGAGGGGGTGGCGACCGAAAATGTGCGCGGTGTGTTGGTGTTTCACACGGCCGGGTTGCCGGTGCCCATGGAACCATTTTTGGAAGGTGCGGAGAATCGTGGCTGGGCGGTGTTGGAGGACGCCTCGCAGGCGCACGGTGGGGTGTACCGCGATCGACCGTGCGGGACGTGGGGCCGGGTTGCGGTGTTTTCCTTTGATGCGGGGGCGGTTTTGACCGCCGGGGAGGGAGGGCTGGTGCTTACCAACGATGCGGAGGTGGCTGGTCGGTGCCGTCGGTTATTGGGCCGTGGGGAACCGGGTTCGACGGATTCAGCGGCGGCTGAGCCGTTCGAGGAAATGGCCCTGGACGAGTTTGCCGGGGCGATGTTGAACGCGCAGCTGGACCGGTTCGAGTTGCAGGCGCGGCGGCGCGATCAGCGCAGCCGTTACCTGGCGGAGCGCCTGGCGGACCTGCCGGGGGTGTACCCGCAGCAGCGGGTCGAGGGTTGCACGCGGCACGGCGGCGCCGGGTTTCTGCTCCGGTTGGATGCCGATCGGTTTGGGGCGCCGCGGGACGCGGTGGTGGCGGCGCTGGCGGCCGAGGGGATTCCCTGCGGTACCGGCTGGAGGGAACCCCTGCCCGAGCGGTGGGCGCGGTTGCGTCGAGAACTGGCCGGGGGCTGGCCGGTGGCGTCCGGGGGGGTGGGGGCGCGGGGACCGAAATGTGTGCAGGCGCAGCGACTCTGTCGACAGGCCATCTGGCTGGAGGGCAGGGTGCTCCTTGCGGATCAGAAGGACATGGACGACATCGTTCGCGCGCTGGAAAAGCTGCAGGAGCACGGCCGGGCCCTGAAGGATTGGTGGCGTCGGGAAAGGTCCGAAGTACGTGCGGTGCGGGAGGGTGGAGACTGATCCGCATCGTGACGGCCCGGGAAGGGTTGTTCAAACCGGCTTGCGCGGACCGGTGCAGCCGGTATGTTCGTCAACCGTGAGCACGATGATGGTTGACGTCGGAAAATCGGAGCGGATTGCGGAGCTGGGTCGGCGGGTGTTGGCCGGGGGCGAAATCACCCGGGCGGAGGCTCTGGAGCTGTTCCATTTGGAATCGAGTGCGGACATTTACGACCTGATGGCCTGGGCCAACCGGATTCGGGAACGGTTCAAGGGCAATCGGGTTCATCTCTGTTCGATCGTCAATGTCAAGGCCGGTGGATGTCCGGAGAACTGCAAGTTTTGCGCGCAGTCGGCTTTGTACCAGACCCAGGCACCTCGGTACGGGTTGTTGCCGGTGGAGGAGGTGCTGACCGCGGCGGAGGAGGCGGGTCGGAACGGTGCGGTGGGTTTTGGTTTGGTGGCGGCGTGGCGCGGGCTGGAGGAGGGTCCGATCCTGGACGCTTTGTGTGAGCAGTTTCGGGCATTGAAGGCGCAGGGCCGGGTGCGGCCGGACGCGTCGCTGGGGATCATCAAAAGTGCCGAGGTGGCGCGCAGGCTCAAGGAAGCCGGCTGCGAATGCTACAATCACAACCTGGAGACGTCGCGGCGGTTTTTCCCCGAGGTGTGTGACACGCACACGTACGAGGAGCGGTTGCAGACGTTGGAGTATCTTCGTCAGGCGGGGATCCGGATCTGCTCCGGCGGGATCATCGGAATGGGAGAGACGCGGGAGGACCGGTGCGATCTGGCTTTTGCGTTGAGGGAGGTGGGGGCCAGCATTGTGCCGATCAACATTTTGAATCCGATTCCGGGCACGCCATTTGCCCATCGCCCGCCGTTGCCGCCCTTGGAGATTCTGCAGACGATCGCCTGTTTCCGATTCATTCTGCCGCGGCAGGAGATCATGGTGGCGGGTGGACGCGCGGTGAACCTGCGGGATTTGCAGAGCATGGTGTTCATGGCCGGGGCCAGTGCGCTGATGATCGGGAATTATTTGACGACGGTGAACCGGCCGGTGGAACAGGATCTGCAGATGTTGCGTGATCTCGGGCTGGATCCCCATTGGACGGAGGAGGGCGGCGAGAGTTGTGGTTGCGGGCGTGGAAACGGTGCGGCGGAGGTGCCTGCAAAGGCGCCCGTGGCAGCGGCGTCGGCCCCGGCGATGGCTTGAGGGGCGGGTCGCGTGGGGTGCGGGGGTGGGGAATCGGGTTGAGCCTGCGGGGCATGGGACGTCTGTTTCGGAATCAGGGGGGTTACCGGGGGGAGACCGTGGACGTGACGGCCGTATTGGAGGGCTGTGCGGCGGCCGCGGCGTCGCACGGCTGGGAGGGGGAGGTCGTGCCCGTGGAAGGGCGACCGCCGCTGTGGATTTGGCGGCGTGAGGGCATGGGGGCGGCGGCCGGGGTGGCTCGGCGCCGGGTATACATCAGTGCCGGGATTCACGGGGACGAACCGGCGGGTGTGTTGGCGGCGCAGCAGTTACTGGCGATGGACTGCTGGCCTGCGGGCGTTTCGGTGGTGTTGATTCCGTGTTTGAATCCGTCCGGCCTGCAACTCAATCGGCGGGAGAATCCGGACGGGCTGGATTTGAACCGGGATTATCGGCACCTGCGTTCGCCGGAGGTTCGGGCGCACGTGGGTTGGTTGGAGGGGCAGGGGTCATTCGACGTGAGTTTTTGCCTGCACGAAGATTGGGAGGCGGCCGGGTTTTATCTGTACGAACTGAATCCGCACGGGTTGCCGTCGTTGGCGGAACCGATGTTGCGTGCGGTGGAACATGTCTGTCCGCTGGACCTTTCCCCGGTGATTGAGGGGCGTCCGGCGTCCGGCGGATTGATCCGGCCGGCGGTGGATCCCGAATCGCGTCCGGAATGGCCGGAGGCGTTCTGGCTGGTACAGCATGGCAAAACCCGGCTCTCGTACACCCTGGAGTCGCCCTCGGATTATCCGCTGGCGATGCGTGTGGATGCTCTGGTGGCCGGGGTGCGAGCGGCGTTGGAGGCCTGGACGAGTGTAGGGCCGGCGCCGGTCGGGTAGCGTCAGATTCCGTGGGATTGCTGAAGCCGGGCCCACGCCGGAGGTTTCGCGTTGCGGGCGGAGCTGGGGTTTGGAAGGCGACGTTCCGGCGGTTCAGACCGGTAATGCGTCGCGCTTTTGCAGCCAGATGCGGCCCAGTTCACGCAGGGTGGTGGCCTTGAGGACCTTTTCCGCCATGGGAAAGACGATGCGTTCCTCGTGATCGAAGTGTTTGCGGGAGTAGGTGAGGGCGTGTTGCATGAGTCGGCGTGCCTCGGCGACGGACCGGGCCTGGTGGATGCGGAGGAGGTTGGCGTCAATTTCGTGGTGTTCGTGTTCGAACGAGTCCCGTTGACCGATTTGTTCCAGGTAATGTTCCAGGGGTGCCAGGAGGAGCTCGTCCTCGGCCTTGGAATGCCCCCGCAGCAGGTCTTCCAACAGCGCGGCCAGGGCGCGGATTTCGGCCAGGGTTTTCAGCCGGGGCAACGTCCGTTCGATGTGATCGAAGATGTTGTGGAAGACGATGTGCTCGGCCAGGAGAATGTCGGTGATTTTCATGGATGCTCGCTCGGTTCGCTCTGTTTCACTAAAGCATGGTTGCGCTGGCGGCTCAAGAAGCGGTGGCAAAATCGGACACGCTGCCGCAAGCGCACACGGGGTGCCGGTCGCCGTAGACGTTGTCCACGCGGGCCACGGCCGGCCACCATTTGTGGTCGAGCAGGTTGGGCAGCGGCCAGGCAGCCTGTTGACGGGAGTAGGGATGGGGCCAGGGATCGGCTGCGACCATGTCGGCCGTGTGGGGCGCGTTTTTCAGGGGATTGTCCCGGGGGTCCATGCGGCCGGTTTCGACCTCGAGGATTTCGGCGTGAATGGCCGTCATGGCGTCGCAAAAGCGATCGAGCTCGGCTTTGGATTCGCTTTCGGTGGGTTCCACCATGAGGGTGCCGGCCACGGGCCAGGACAGCGTGGGTGCATGGAATCCGTAGTCCATGAGGCGTTTGGCCACGTCCTCGGCGGTGATGTGGTGGAATCGGCGCAGGTCCAGGATGCATTCGTGGGCCACCAATCCGTTGGGCCCCTTGTAGAGCGTGGGGAAACAGGGTTCCAGTCGGCGTGCGATGTAATTGGCGTTGAGGATGGCCACCTGGGTGGCACGGCGCAGGCCGTCCGGGCCCATCATGGCGATGTACGCCCAGGAGATCAGGAGGATGCCGGCACTGCCCCACGGGGCGGCGGCCACGGGGCCCACGCTGCCGGGGGATCGGTGTTCGGCCGGGGCCATGGGATGGTCAGGCAAAAAATCCCGCAAAAACTCTGCCACGCCGATCGGCCCGGCGCCGGGCCCGCCACCCCCGTGCGGGATGGCGAAGGTCTTGTGGAGGTTCAGGTGGCAGACGTCGGCTCCCAGTTCGGCGGGTCGGCAGAGGCCGACCAGGGCATTGAGGTTGGCGCCGTCCATGTAGACGAGACCGCCGTGGTCGTGGATGATCCGGCAGAGGTCGCGGATGGTGGGCTCGAAGACGCCGTGAGTGGACGGGTAGGTGATCATCAGGCAGGCCAACCGGTCCCGGTGGGCGGCGGCTTTGGCCCTGAGATCGTCCACGTCCACGTTTCCGTTGCGGTCGCAAGCGACGGCGACGACCTTGAGTCCGGCCATGGCGGCGCTGGCCGGGTTGGTGCCGTGGGCCGAGGTGGGGATGAGGCAGACGTCCCGATGCGGCTCGCCCCGATGTTGGTGCCAGGCGCGGATGACCAGTAACCCGGCGTATTCGCCCTGGGACCCGGCATTGGGCTGGAGGCAAATGGCCGGGAAACCGGTGATTTCGGACAGCCAGGCTTTCAGTTCCTCCATGATGCGGTGCCAGCCCCGTGCCTGGTCCACCGGCGCGAACGGGTGGAGACGCGCCCATTCGGGCCATGTGACCGGCTGGAGGGCGGCCGTGGGGTTGAGTTTCATGGTGCAGGAACCCAGCGGGATCATGGTTTGGCAGAGGGAGAAGTCGCGGGACTCAAGCCGTCGGAGGTACCGCAACATCTCGGTTTCGGAGTGGTACCGGTTGAAGACGGGGTGCTGCAGGTAATCCACCGGCCGGAGCCGGGTTTCGTCCACGGGCGTGGCGACCGATGCCGGCGTGAAGGGGACGGGTTGGTCGTTGTTGAACACCAGCCAGATCTCCTGCACGTCTGCGGGCGTGGTGGTCTCATCCAGCGAGAGCCCGACGACGGTTTCGCTGACGCGGCGGAAGTTCATCCGGTGTGCAGCGGCGATCTGGTGGATGCGTTCGGCCCGTTCGGGCGCGGTATGGACAGTGATCGTGTCGAAAAACGGCAGGGGCGGCCCGGCGGGGTCGGTTGAGGGGGATGCAGTTGGGGAGGGGTGGACCTTGTACCCCAGACGTTCAAGGCCGACAGCGAGGGTCCGGGTGAGGGAGTGGATGCGCAAGGCGATCCGGCGCAGCCCGTGCGGGCCGTGGTAGGCGGCGTAGGCCATGGCCACGATGGCCAGCAAGGCTTGGGCGGTGCAGATGTTGCTGGTAGCCTTTTCGCGGCGGATGTGCTGTTCGCGGGTGCCGAGGGCCAGGCGCAGGGCGGGTCGACCCCGGGCGTCCCGGTAGGTGCCGACCAACCGACCGGGCATTTGCCGTTTGAAAGCGTCCCGGGTGGCGAGGAAGGCGGCGTGTGGGCCGCCGTAGAACATGGGCACGCCGAACCGCTGGGCACTGCCCACGGCGATGTCAGCCCCCCAGGCGCCCGGTGGCGGCAGCAGGGTCAACGCCAGGAGATCGGTGGCTGCCACCAGCAGGGCACCTTCGGCGTGCACGTGATCCGCCCAGGTGCGGTAATCCCGCACGGTGCCGTCCGTGGCCGGGTATTGGACCAGGACACCGAAAAAGGAGCTGTCGAGGCAAGAGCCCTGAGGGTCTGCGACGATGACGTCGAAGCCGAGGGCGCGGGCCCGGGTACGGACGACGGCGATGGTTTGCGGATGACAGTCGGAAGCGACGAAGAACCGGTTGCGGTTGGGTCCACCGCGGAGGCGGTGGCACATCATCATGGCTTCGGCGGCGGCCGTGGCTTCGTCGAGGAGCGAGGCATTGGCGATTTCCAAGCCGGTCAGGTCGCGGACCATGGTCTGGAAGTTGAGCAGCGCTTCCAGTCGGCCCTGAGAAATCTCGGACTGGTAGGGGGTATAGGCCGTGTACCAGCCGGGATTTTCGAGGATGTTCCGCTGGATGACCGGCGGTGTAATGCAGTCATGGTAGCCCTGGCCGATGTAGGATCGGAATACCCGGTTTTCGCGGGCGTATTCGGTCAGCGTGCGGAGGATTTCGGCCTCAGTGCGTGCAGGCGGCAGGTTCAGCGGCCGCCGGGTATGCAGCTCGGCAGGCAGGGCGGCTGCGGTGAGTTCGTCCAGTGAGCTGTACCCCAGTGCGTTCAGCATAGTCTGGATCTCCTCGGCACGAGGGCCGATATGCCGGTGGACGAAACGTTCGGGTTCCCACAACGCAAACGGTCGATCCGCCTCCGGGCTGGTGGCCGGGGCGGCGGATTCGGCGGTTGAAGTTGGCATTTCCGGTTTGTGCACGGTGCGAAGGTAGGGTTTGCGGTGAAGGGCGCAAGCCCACGGTGGAGGGGCGACCTGCAGGCGCATCGGCGTGGGGTTCGGTCGCAGGCCTGCGATTCAGTCGGGGCTCAGGTTGAGCGATGGGCAACGGTGCTGGACGAACGCCTGGAGGGCGTGGCCGAGGTGATCCGGATGGGTCAGCGTATGGAACTGCCGGAGGCGCGCGGCGTCCCAGCCGGGGTGCCCCTGGTTTTGTTCGGCCCAGCGTGTGGCGATGGCGGAGAGGAACCGGCCCTGGGGCTGCCGGAGCACGGTGGTCAGTCCTGCGGCCCGGCCCGCGCGCTCGAGGGCGGTGAAGGCCACGTGGGCGGTGAGGTCCTGTTCCCCCGGGCGTTCCAGGGGATCCGGGGCCAGGTGATGTCGGTAGTAGGCCCGGAGCGTACCTGTGGCGCGGGCGGGGTGTAGGCATTCTTCGGCGCTGAGGCCGTAATCGAAGGTGAGCAGCCAGCCTTCGACCAGGCTTTGGGCGGCCTGTTCCCACCATGCGAGTGCGGCGGGGCTGAGGTCGAGGGTGAAGCCGTCCGGCAACAAGTTCAGCAACTCGGGTGGCGGCTCGATACCGAACCGCCGGAGCAAATCGGCCCGTTCGCGGACGGCCTCGGGCGGATCCGGGATGACGGTCCAGGAGAAGCGGCCCTTTTGCCATGTGACGCCCCATTCGGACCAGTGACCGGCACGGGCGTTCCAGCGGAGGCGCCGGACGGGGAGGGCGTCGAGGAACTCGTTGGCGAAGATAACTCCGGTGACGCTGCGGGGCGGCAGGGGGAACCATTCGGGGGCGTTGGGGTGGGAGGGATCGGTGGGTGTGCCGGGCCAGTCCACTTGCTCGGCCCAGGGGCCGAGGGTGGCCTGTTGCCAGGCCCGTCGGCGGGGGGAAGGCTCGAGGATGAGGTAGCGGAGGCGGCGGGCCAGTTGGGGGCGATGTTGCGCAAACCACTCAAGGATTTGGCGCGCCAGCCGACCATCATGAGCGGCGGCCTCGACGCAGAGGAGCGTCGTATCGGGACCGGTCCGGGCCGCCAGGGTTTGCAACCAGTCGGCCAGTTGGAACGCAAGTAGCTCTGCGAAAAGGGGGCCGACGCTGACGCTGGTGTAGTAGTCGCCGCGTCGGCCCGGGTTGTCCGGATTCTGTTCATAGTATCCAGAACCCGGACAGTAGAGCGCCAGGGCCATGAACTGGTCGAAACGCAACCAGCCCCGGGGCTGGAGCGAGGCAAGGATGTGGGCAACAACCGGATTCACGGTGGACGGAACCTGTGAGCCGGCGGAGCCGGCCGCGGGTTGTTAGAGGGGTGCCATGGCAAAGATTGACGCCTTTTTCAACCTGATGTTCGAGCACAAAGCCTCGGACCTGCACCTTTCATCGGGCAACGTCCCGATGTTGCGGATCAACGGGGAGTTGCACCGCATTGACCATCCGCCGCTGGATCCGGACGAGCTCAAG carries:
- a CDS encoding response regulator, which gives rise to MTQRHYAQPEGRKARILLVDDHAVVRFGIAQLINRQPDMEVCGEEADAGAAFSAAERLKPDLVIADLSLKESSGLELVRNLKARFPSMPILVLSVHDESVYAEMAFRAGAMGYLMKDQALEKVLEAVRRLLNGSVYVSDAMAVKLLQKQLQKQPLPGASPADLLSDRELEVFELIGHWKTTRQIAQELHLSVKTVEYYREQIKRKLGLKNAVELVQHATAWVERTSSGVPPETGPS
- a CDS encoding DUF3472 domain-containing protein; this encodes MLAVPGGGARCEGAEPEKPRAARSVHLAWESPPADAFLLGVRVRRTVPGSFFMVCGWQVGYFGLQELVDGGRVVLMSVWDDARGDDPSAVAPELRVETLARGEAVRVRRFGGEGTGGQAMLTLPWREGTVYWFLVRARVEGDRTRYAGWVREEGSAAWRHVVTFRTRTGGRALTGLYSFIEDFRRDGRSAGEERRALFVGGRVRDAEGRWRPLQRARFTASTAEWEARDSIFAGLADDGFELATGGSVRPDAPLGSTLERPVSEGEPPRDLPEEP
- a CDS encoding FAD-binding domain-containing protein, encoding MRRVKPVLVWFRLDLRLSDHAPLWEAAREGGPVIPVYVWSPEEEAPWSPGGASRWWLHHSLTALDASLRAAGSRLIIRRGRVVKALADLVRETGAVTVYAHRRVEPAARQLEEEVVRAMSERGVKVRLWADSNLVDPDRVKTQSGEPFQVFTAFWRRCLALSDPPRPLPAPDRVPGPAVWPRGLSCERLELLPKPDWAAGLRATWRPGETAAGERLKRFLKDGWREYATRRDQPAEEGTSRLSPHLHFGEITPRQVWHAVREWAEGQGWNASRWRESAFLRELFWREFAGYLLWHFPHAVERPLRPEWERFPWREDAAGLRAWQRGRTGYPIVDAGMRELWHTGWMHNRVRMIVASFLVKDLRISWLEGARWFWDTLVDADLASNTMGWQWSAGCGVDAAPYFRVFHPVLQGQKFDPDGAYVRRWCPELARVPPEWIHRPFEAPPLLLEAAGVRLGRDYPEPVVSHAAARQAALAAWQSLRAGRSQGAA
- a CDS encoding DegT/DnrJ/EryC1/StrS family aminotransferase codes for the protein MDVWKRTKPALMGGEPVRRRPWPAWPVHGLEEERRLLRVLREGRWSQRAGGETALFERRFAGARGSRHAFAVATRTAALRLALGSVGWEPGSEVILPAYGPLCWVGAVLSAGMRPVFADVVVETGHLDMAAVEGVATENVRGVLVFHTAGLPVPMEPFLEGAENRGWAVLEDASQAHGGVYRDRPCGTWGRVAVFSFDAGAVLTAGEGGLVLTNDAEVAGRCRRLLGRGEPGSTDSAAAEPFEEMALDEFAGAMLNAQLDRFELQARRRDQRSRYLAERLADLPGVYPQQRVEGCTRHGGAGFLLRLDADRFGAPRDAVVAALAAEGIPCGTGWREPLPERWARLRRELAGGWPVASGGVGARGPKCVQAQRLCRQAIWLEGRVLLADQKDMDDIVRALEKLQEHGRALKDWWRRERSEVRAVREGGD
- the bioB gene encoding biotin synthase BioB, coding for MMVDVGKSERIAELGRRVLAGGEITRAEALELFHLESSADIYDLMAWANRIRERFKGNRVHLCSIVNVKAGGCPENCKFCAQSALYQTQAPRYGLLPVEEVLTAAEEAGRNGAVGFGLVAAWRGLEEGPILDALCEQFRALKAQGRVRPDASLGIIKSAEVARRLKEAGCECYNHNLETSRRFFPEVCDTHTYEERLQTLEYLRQAGIRICSGGIIGMGETREDRCDLAFALREVGASIVPINILNPIPGTPFAHRPPLPPLEILQTIACFRFILPRQEIMVAGGRAVNLRDLQSMVFMAGASALMIGNYLTTVNRPVEQDLQMLRDLGLDPHWTEEGGESCGCGRGNGAAEVPAKAPVAAASAPAMA
- a CDS encoding M14 family metallopeptidase, encoding MGRLFRNQGGYRGETVDVTAVLEGCAAAAASHGWEGEVVPVEGRPPLWIWRREGMGAAAGVARRRVYISAGIHGDEPAGVLAAQQLLAMDCWPAGVSVVLIPCLNPSGLQLNRRENPDGLDLNRDYRHLRSPEVRAHVGWLEGQGSFDVSFCLHEDWEAAGFYLYELNPHGLPSLAEPMLRAVEHVCPLDLSPVIEGRPASGGLIRPAVDPESRPEWPEAFWLVQHGKTRLSYTLESPSDYPLAMRVDALVAGVRAALEAWTSVGPAPVG
- a CDS encoding hemerythrin domain-containing protein — protein: MKITDILLAEHIVFHNIFDHIERTLPRLKTLAEIRALAALLEDLLRGHSKAEDELLLAPLEHYLEQIGQRDSFEHEHHEIDANLLRIHQARSVAEARRLMQHALTYSRKHFDHEERIVFPMAEKVLKATTLRELGRIWLQKRDALPV
- the gcvP gene encoding aminomethyl-transferring glycine dehydrogenase → MPTSTAESAAPATSPEADRPFALWEPERFVHRHIGPRAEEIQTMLNALGYSSLDELTAAALPAELHTRRPLNLPPARTEAEILRTLTEYARENRVFRSYIGQGYHDCITPPVIQRNILENPGWYTAYTPYQSEISQGRLEALLNFQTMVRDLTGLEIANASLLDEATAAAEAMMMCHRLRGGPNRNRFFVASDCHPQTIAVVRTRARALGFDVIVADPQGSCLDSSFFGVLVQYPATDGTVRDYRTWADHVHAEGALLVAATDLLALTLLPPPGAWGADIAVGSAQRFGVPMFYGGPHAAFLATRDAFKRQMPGRLVGTYRDARGRPALRLALGTREQHIRREKATSNICTAQALLAIVAMAYAAYHGPHGLRRIALRIHSLTRTLAVGLERLGYKVHPSPTASPSTDPAGPPLPFFDTITVHTAPERAERIHQIAAAHRMNFRRVSETVVGLSLDETTTPADVQEIWLVFNNDQPVPFTPASVATPVDETRLRPVDYLQHPVFNRYHSETEMLRYLRRLESRDFSLCQTMIPLGSCTMKLNPTAALQPVTWPEWARLHPFAPVDQARGWHRIMEELKAWLSEITGFPAICLQPNAGSQGEYAGLLVIRAWHQHRGEPHRDVCLIPTSAHGTNPASAAMAGLKVVAVACDRNGNVDVDDLRAKAAAHRDRLACLMITYPSTHGVFEPTIRDLCRIIHDHGGLVYMDGANLNALVGLCRPAELGADVCHLNLHKTFAIPHGGGGPGAGPIGVAEFLRDFLPDHPMAPAEHRSPGSVGPVAAAPWGSAGILLISWAYIAMMGPDGLRRATQVAILNANYIARRLEPCFPTLYKGPNGLVAHECILDLRRFHHITAEDVAKRLMDYGFHAPTLSWPVAGTLMVEPTESESKAELDRFCDAMTAIHAEILEVETGRMDPRDNPLKNAPHTADMVAADPWPHPYSRQQAAWPLPNLLDHKWWPAVARVDNVYGDRHPVCACGSVSDFATAS